The DNA region gatgagaaaaaaaaagattgtttcTTTGAGGTTCTCTTGCAGGCAGGCATTACAACAACAGATGACAGCAATCTCTTTATTATGGCTGGGTACTTTAAGTGATATGTTGGGTGACACCATGAAAGTTTTTCTCATGTATATGGAAGATATGGAGATGGTACACAAAATGAAGAACGATCAAATGACCTGTCCAATACCTTCAGGAAACTGTCAGATACTTGACCACCTACCTCTCAGGTGAACATGCAGGTGAAAAGTTCCATTAAATATAGATGAGCAACATCAGAATAAGAGCCAGATGGTCTCAAAGACACAAGACAATATGAAATGAATGGTATGTAAGCTGGAAGAACCTGCAGCCAGATTGTTGAGAAGGAAGGAGGATATAGAGACTTATGAATAGAAGACAGCTGTTGGTGCCTGCCAGACAACCTGCTGTGCCCTGTAGAAGCAAAGTTCCTGCTAGATGGAAAGCAACTTGGTAGTGAAATAGTAGAATAAACAGAACTCTAAAAGCtaagagagaagcagagaaagaattGAAAAAAGTGCAAGTAACAAAGATGATGTTCGTAAAGGAGAAGCTAGAATGAGGTCAACTCAGCAAGAGcagagaggaaagtgagagtaatgTTCTGAGATGAGAAGAGATGTGAGGTACAAAGCAGTATGGCAAAGTAAATGAGGGTACTGTTGGTGTAAAGTGTTTAATGATAGCAGCATTCTTGCCCTCATTGATgtcaagaagaaagaagagaagttgTTAAATAGGGAGAGCATGTAGAAGAAAAAGCTGTTGAAATTGAAAGCTCAATAGTCAAAATGGCCATTAAAGATATGAAAATAGTGAAAGCAGTGAGTGATAATTGCTAAAATGGTGGAAATATTTAGCAAAGTATGAGATGCACTAATTACTCACCTATTCAATCTGGTGGTAGATGTAAGGGTCATTGTCAGTTACTGGTGtagctgtatcatcatcatcaacaacaacaacaactacaagggTAAAGGAGATGCTTTAAAGAGAAGCAACTTTAGAAATATCAAATGAATGGACCAAGTTATGAAAGTAATGGCAGAAGAGTCTTAACAGAATCGACGAAGGGAGAAAATTAAGTTTGATGAGACCAGAGTTCAGATTTGTGTCTGGCTGGGAGACCTGTAATGTCCTCTTTCAATTAAAACAATAATGGGAGAAGTTTTTAACAAAGAACAAGCCTTTATACCTAGCATTTGTTGATGGGGAAATGATCTTTTAATGGGATTCATGCTCTGTAGTAGGGCTGGTTGTCCCCAAGAAAACTAGACACAGGTAAAAAGTATGTGAGAACTGTGCAAAGTTTGTATGGAGAGGCTGAGAGAAAGGTAAGAGATGGTAATGAGTTGAAGGAAGAATTTATCATGCAGGAACATGTCTCTGTCTCTTCTTATAGTTCTTCAGACCATAACAAAGGAATTTAAGATTGGCTCTCTGTGGAAAGTTTTGTTTGTCACAAATTTAAACGTCATGCCTGAATCTGTTGAAAAATTATAGAAGAAATCACTAATATGGAAACAATGCCGAGTCTTGAAGTAAACAAAGCAAAGACAAAAGTTAAAGATAGCAGGAAATAAGATAGAACTCTGGTGATATCCAGGAAGGGGCCTTGCTTGACACCTTGAAGAATAAGCAGGAAGGGATGTCATTTGGTGTATATAAAGTATGGATGCTCAAGAGGAATAGCAGGGACACAAGTAGACTCCTTTCAGAGCAGAAAAACATTGTATGTTAAAGATGTGCAGAAGTGAGaacaaccataaaataaattctttcaaatacttAGAGCCTTCcatagaagtagttgataacttctATTACCTACATGACCTAATTAGCAGCAAAGTAGGGTGTTTCAAAAGCCTAGTAATCAGATAAGAACAAAAACCATTTCTGGCAGCAAGCGAGGAATTGTGTCTCCAAGTGAAAGATGGATTGTATCATGCTTGTGCATGGAGTGTGACAGCATATGATGGCAGAACATGGACATTGAACGCAAAGGCTGGGAGGCAGTGTGCTGGGCATGTTCTGTGGGTTGTGGAATGTCAGAACCAGAACCGATGATGAGCGTTAAGGCAGAAATGTGCCAAGAGCAAAAATGGCATATCAGATGTGGAACTCAAGAGAGAAGATTGAAGAATGTTGTGGTGCAGACATATGATGTGTATGGAGAATGAGAGTTTGGCAAAAAATTGCCAAATGATGCAAGTGGAAGGAGCCCGTAGAAGAAAGCAATTAAAGAAAACATGAGAAAAAATTGTAAAAGATGGTTTGTGAAAGATGAACCTCaagaaggagatgacaaagatgGTTAGAAATGGTAAGAAGCTGTGTGGGAAAGGATTTTTCAAACTCAAGCAAGCTTAGTAAAAATAGATGTAAATGAAAgatgaatagtatatatatatattatatatatatatatatatatatatatatatatatatatatagtcagtttaaatttgatattagaaaatatgttacataattatattaatgtgtactTTCACATACTGAGTTCTGTAATTAATCACTTTATAGTGAatcaatcatacacatacatacatacatacacacacacacacatacatatatgcatatacacacacacacacatatatatatgtatatacatacaaacatatatgcatatacataaatacatacatatatatatatatgtatagacatgtgtgtgtatatatatatatatatatatatacatacacacacacacacataaataaaaaaaatggaacaagaatgcaaCAGATGACagtaaaacatccagacagatagaCGATGCAAAGATGAGCAGGAGAAACAATAAAAAGACAGATgggaaaaaacaaggatgggtcattcgcaGCCTCCTCtcatcagtcaagtttccagATCATCCTCACAGTTTCGAccggttacacttgagactgttcaaatctggctggccccaaaaatctaagctaagggcagtaaattttgggggagaaagcaagcaaatgtgtatgacaacaatgacaaaaaaaaaggatggagaaaatgttacacaattacaaatacaagccacaagaaaataacaacaggtgtcctTTGACTAATAAAGACGAATCAAGTTGAACTGGTGTGTGTAGAGTGAAATCCTtgaggcaggaacataggagatgaacacacacacacacacacacatatgtatatatatatatacacacacatatatatatatacatatatacacacacatatatatacatacacacatatatatatttatatacacatgcacacacacacactcacacacacacacatgcatgtatgtctgtatgagagtgtgtgtatgtgtgtgtatataaatacccACATTCTTGACAGTAACGTTGAAGTGTCACTAGTGGTTGGCATAATTGGACTGCTGAAGCTAACCATGATGGAACGTTACGGTCACCATCAATCGttttctgaaattttaaaatgtctgACTTTACGCTTTTAGTTTTAGTGTTCACAGTCTTTATGGTAATAAAAACAgtcttaattgtgtgtgtgtgtgtgtgtgtgtgtttctctgtgcaAACGTCTTCTTTGTTCCTTCCATtatatttgcatttcattctttctctctctttctctctctttctctctctctctctttctctctgtatttcaAGCCATTGTCAAAGCCGTACATTCATATTGATCCTTTTCGTTTTTTTCGTTCTtttcgttcttttctttcttctctgtcCCCCTTTTCACTTTTTGTTGATTTAAGCTGGGACAAGTAATTTTGGTGAACTGaaaggtaaagaaataaaaacattacattattttaaaaactttctttaaattattttgaaattaggttttttggaaaataattttgtaatgaaatttctcTTATATAATATAGAAGCCTTTTTCTTGAAGGAACAATCAGAGGCAACTTTGAGTAGACACAAGTCTTAGAGGGGACATCTTCTCCAGTGTTGCTGGCATAATAAAATACCTCCAGTCCATGATGTGAAATGGTAGATGATAGGGAGGACGTCCAACCATAGATACCATATCAATGATGTACAAGAGTCACTACACATGATGGCTGGTTTGTTACAATGCCTTTTACTTTCAGGCATTGTCTACCATGAATTACATCATCCAATGTATTCCTTTTTAAAAATGGTAGAATTTGATATGACAGAAATTTAGTTGTCATTTCTTACTCGTTTGTTGGTTCATTAAACAAGGAATATTGTATTGAAATTTGATGAATTGTTACAACACACATCCTTCcatttatgaagaaaagaaacaattctGAAAAAAGCTGATTTACTTACAACACCAGTTGCAACCATTATACCAACAGCAGAACCAGCAATGACATCAATTAAGTGGTGTTTATTATCAGAAACTCGAGTAATAACACTCCAGGCTGATAGAACTAACAGCGCCATCTGGAGGGATGCTTTGAAGAAACGACTCACTTTCACTTCAAATCGAAGTTCCAGATACAACTGTAAAATGAAAAGACAATTTTTTTATCATCAAGAATTttggtaaaaaacaaacaaattaaaaaatattttatttcttaaaaaaaaatcaactttgatttgaaacaacagcaatgacaaaataattttatatcataACAAGGTAGTTGATAGCAACATCTATGATGTGTCATAGTTAGAAATACGATGGTAGTAGCTATGATGGGTTACAAAGAGATATGTAACTAAAGTAGTTATGATTTGATATGACAAGAAATGTGATAGTTGTGGCTATGATATGTAACTCTATTGttcttttatgaaattttataatCATGATTAAATTGTTAAACTAAATGAGAGACATTTCAATAAGAgtgaagtttcaatgaaaatgtcCAGATAGAGAATAATGGATGAGTGAGTTGGATTAGCTgagattaaaagattaaattacacaatgtgtcagcagaagttcaatGAATGTTAAAGGCAAAAATATTGGTGAAGTGTTTTAAAGGGTTTTAATGATGCTGAAGTAAATAAATTGAAGAGTTTATGAGAAGTGTTACCCAGGAGGACTTTTATGGGTAACAGAGGACAGTGAAGGTGTGAACGATGGTAAATATCAGATGAATAAAGATTTCAAGGTAAATAatgagatataataataataatttctaacttaCAACAGTGTAGAGTGCTGTGTATACAGAAATGGCTGCATGACCCGATGGAAATGACAACAAAGCATCCCTTTGTTTCAAAGGGTTAAATTCTGTACTGGTGCATGTGTAATTATGGACAAATCTGTTAAATAAAGTAGTTTTAATTGAGATTTATGTCAACATCATTTGGTGTTTATTAGAATTTATCTTCAAAAGAAACAGATGAAAAACAATGCTGCTATAATTTTTCCCTCAATTTTGaaacatttaaattatattttatagaatCTTCTACCTGACCAAATAATCTTTTCATTATGTAACTCTCAGATCTGATTGACTGACCCCCTTTTTactaaataattgtttttattgcATAGACACCTGTTCTATCTTCAAATTAACCAAATCTGGCCTCTTACAACTACTcaacaatgtcactctaaaaataaacaatcatctcatagaaatctcaaagttatgacATAATGCACAACAAATTCAAGACAACAAAGAAGATATAAGCTGGacattcgagagagagagagagaaagcttaaTACTAATGGGCAAAGGACTTGCAATGCCTCTCTACTAGGCCCTCAGTCTTGTAAGTTGTAAGGGGACCTCACTAGTGCCATGACAAAAAGCACCCAATTCCCTTGGGTTTCAGAAGGCCATCTAGCTAAAAGTAACCCTGCCAAAGCAAACATTGGAGCAGAGTGCAGTCCACTGATTTATTGGATCCAATTAAAGAATCCAACCAAtgtccaacatggaaaacagatgtcaaaGGATAATGAATGGACTTCACCAAACATATCCAAAGACCAAGTCTTCAACTGGGTGACAGATTAAATTCTATTCTAATCTATAAGTTAGAAGTGGTTAATTCTGAACAAAGTTTTATTTGTTACTAGCCTTATCACCCGGTGTTGCataggtttgtttcgaccctttagaattggaacttttgaaaagtaaaaattttgcattatgcaacttgttattctcttcaagtgaacattttttcagttgaaatataccgaaaaatggtgacacagcagtcaaaaatcgtaaaaaatagggattttcatagaaaaaaaaaagcacctttttgatgtaaataatttttggtgttaacatggtccgatttgaattttatcttctacagaatgaagagcaagccttcttctatcatactctcaattttggtcaacttgcgctgcagggtctcgaaggagatagtgttagttgaaggctaccaaacctgccacacacagacaacttcagctttatatatatagatttgctacacactactttccatccttgataatgaaacttggtagatccaaaagttaaacacatagacacacacacagatacacaagttgagttttatatatatatagatttctcaatggggatttcaggggagagtttcagggagtcgctggcgatgtatcatgatgatcaaaaatccagcctgctaaaatttggtgaaagtgattcaaactgcagactcaacgcaaaatggtcacatttaattcaaagcgttaaaaatgtta from Octopus sinensis linkage group LG13, ASM634580v1, whole genome shotgun sequence includes:
- the LOC115218348 gene encoding phospholipid phosphatase 1-like, which codes for MPVTTCSAFSNFCNIKDILGLTPLNLFIDGLIWILVALPLPLMYMYIEPTKKGFFCNDQSLRYPYKPDTVSTNFLYLASCLIPLVLVCGTEWLNWQVLRKYIGKGTQISTTVRVYTIFLFGITLNQFFVDVPKYFMGSMRPNFFAVCRPNVNCTKDEFVHNYTCTSTEFNPLKQRDALLSFPSGHAAISVYTALYTVLYLELRFEVKVSRFFKASLQMALLVLSAWSVITRVSDNKHHLIDVIAGSAVGIMVATGVFTKITCPSLNQQKVKRGTEKKEKNEKNEKNEKDQYEFVVVVDDDDTATPVTDNDPYIYHQIE